The Zingiber officinale cultivar Zhangliang chromosome 2A, Zo_v1.1, whole genome shotgun sequence genomic sequence AAGCATCAAAATTTGAATTGTTTTGATCTTGCACCAAGAAGATGTTGAAtttttttctttaccttttaggTAGGTATGAACCAATTCCGGCCATTTAAAGTAATGTGGTGAATTTGTAAAAGTggtaaatattctaaaattccctTATAGGAAGATGGGATCTTTTCTCTCCTTCCTTAGATTGAGGGAGATAGTTTATTTCTACCATTTTTGACATtacataatataaaaaataatgaaaacttatataacaagaagaaaagaaaaatattggCAATAAAGGCCAATAATAAGTTGACAATGAAAGTCAACAAAAGAGTCGAAAAAACTTGACAAAGgctaaaaaaatgaaaaactccGAGGCACAAAAAGCTAGAGCTTTAATACCATATCAAGAAATGTGGAGTGAAATTCTCTTTTCATACATTCTTATGCATAATAATGGGTATATATGCCTATTCTACATTGATTAtacataaaaattttaaaatagaaaataatatattaaaatattatatttataaataaaggGATTTGTCATCTAAGGAATTTCATGATAAGAAATTtccattttaaaagattttactaACCTAAAATAATTAAACTTTCCAACACTCATAAGTAGATTTAATTTGAGAGCACTTGGAAAATGATTTTACAAATATTATGCTGAGCAAAATATCATGATTCATTTTAAACTACTCTTTTTTTATCAATATAAagctattattatttttacaatgCAATGTACATCCAATGACTTATGTTACTTTATTCACAATCTGTTTTTAAATtatctctttttttaaaaaaatgcaaaAATACATTAGTGTTGAGACAAAATTCATTATCTGATTTTATAAAATGGTGCTGTCTTTTTTTAATATTCCTTTACAAAATTGCAATCCGAATCTAGGATTGTACAATCTAGAAGTACCAAATCGCTACTAGATCATTTGGAATGTTTTTTTACAATGGAATCGAAACAGAATCTGTGGGATGACATAGGATTGATAGTCAGTACTATATTAACTTATAATGATTCTACCCATTTTTACCTCTATTAAGCATTGATTTAtggctttcatttttttttaacaaaagtgAGCAttcaagaaattttaaatttccccaattagcatacaaaattcaatttaataaatctataaatggaaatatttttctttgGAAATTCATTAGGTCAAACAAATCATGCTATACTAGTTTGAAAAATATTGGACCTATTCAATTTTGGGGGAAAAAAATAGATGAATATAATCTTAaagtaattttagattttttaaatttctttaaatatttcgAGTAATTCTACAAAGAATTTatattagataaaaaaaatttaaaaagaatttataaaaaataattaggtTAAAAACGGATTTAACCTCCTGAATCATTTATCTTATCGAATTAGTGGATAAGTATTAGAGCGGGTAAGAGAAGAATAAAATTAGGGCAAAGTCCGTTTTATTTTCGCCTTAAACTCGCGTGCTAGCTCTCTGCCTCTCTGCTTCGTTTGCTGGTGTTGATCTGTTGTGCGCGTGTGGACGTGGTCGCGTCGCTTGTGCGATTTCTAATCTCGCGTGAATGGTGACGCCTCGGGTGATGTCAGGTTCTCTTCCAATCTTAAAGTTGAGTTGAAAAGGATGCGCTTGGAGTTGGAGGTGGGCAAGCAAGGCGATTGGAAGGCTCAGGTGAGGCTACGCCTTGGATCGGTCAACGAATTCGGCGGTACCGGcgtaagttgtttttttttttcttttcattcctTTCTCTCCTCTTTTAGCATTTAATTCCCGTTCCTGGTTTTGTGAAGCCGTGCGAATCACCGTCCAATCGAATTGCCGGCCGGAGTTTGATTGGCTGGACTTGGCCTTCACTTCGAGTTGGCGCCTCGTCGAAGTTTCCCATCGCAATCGGGCTGTAAAGATCGGGTCTTTGGCTTTCGTTTTCCCTTTTCTTTGGTAAAGTCGGGATTTTTGAGCGTTTTTCACCTGGATTCTGTTGTTTAGTCTAGTTTATTATATCACGCTAGACTTGAGGGTGTTCAATCTGGAAAGCAAGTTATAGGGTGCATAAGATATCGATGTGGTGCCTCTGGGGGGTATTACAAAAAAGGATCTGATTCAGGGAAGATTTCATCCTTCAGTAAATTGTACAGTTGGTCGAATTGTCTGCATGGGTTCCAGGAgtggagagaaagaggagggctTCTCGGAGTCAAATGATGCTGGAAAACAGTCAAAATTGAAGGCGTCTGACAGCTTTGGGACCAATGATATGTTCTTCAGAGCAGACAAGATTGATTTGAAGAGCTTGGATATCCAGTTAGAGAAGCAACTCAACAGGGCATGGACAAAAGGGAAAGGCGGTTCCAAAAGGCCCaaggaggaatgggaaatcgATTTGTCGAAGCTGGAAATCCGCTATGTCATAGCTCAAGGAACATATGGAACTGTCTATCGAGGATCTTATGATGGACAGGATGTTGCAGGTGCTTTCTCTCTTACATTCCTGATAAAAGTTTGATGCCTAATTTTCTTACTTGTCTACACACATTTTGTTCGGTAGCAATACTCCATTGCTAAGCAATTTATCAACTTTAATAGTGctacttcctttgggatatgaTCAGTTGCTATTTATCACTAGGATCACTGAATCGTTTACTTTCCCCTGATGCTTCATTCTTCAATAGTTACTCCATCCATTTATACGGTTTCTATTACCAATATGTTGTTGCTAAATCAGTTCATCTAAATAATAGTTAGGTAATGATGGTTTAGCAAGTCAatccattttatttttattcatacaAATTGAATGTTAACCTCCTTTTATGGGCCAGTAAAAGGAATGGGCTAGTTTCATTTGTTAGTTTGTGTGCCAATTGCCCTCTCAATGTGAGCAACTTAATTAGGAACTATAAATTTGACTGAGAAGAGATGTTTTAGCGTAAATTATAATTATCATCATTTTCTTCTCAAGTTTGAGTAACCACTGGATAATCCTTCATCCTTCCATATGTGGGTACATATATTCGCTCAGAAATCATGTACATACCACTCTAGCTGTGAACATATTTATCATTTTGCCACTATCCATTTGTCTTTCTCCTGTGGAGCTTACTCTATCAAGCATTGTGATTCCATAGAGATATTTGCATTACACAATTCTTGACTTTTTATCTTGGTATGATAATTTCAACTTTATAACTCCAGTTAAATTGTTCATATTGCTGGATAAGTAAAATTATAATGTTTGTTTTTATCAGTAATATCCTAATAAAGATCATTCAGAAAGATGTCTAATTTAGGTGCTACCACCAATGTTGTTTAGATTAGTGAAGCTAATGAAACCTGTTTTGAGCTAATAAATCATTAGAAGTTAATGTAGCATATTTCAGATAATTAATTCACGCCCTTTAGAAATTTACCTATTGTTAGACAAAGCTCATCTTTATCTTCTTAAACAAAATATCAATTGTTATCGATCAGTTATGTTGTAGAGATGGTAGGTCTGGACTTTGGAAGTGTACTGTGCCGAGGATGAGGTTCGAAAAGAAATTTTCAACACCTGAAAATTGAATATCGTAAATAGATAACTACAATGCACAATCATAGGACATATGAAATAGTAAACAATTACAAAAGATCAACACTGGAAATTTGAATAGTTTAAATAGATAATTGCACAATGCATAGTAGTAGGATGTATGCAATAATAAGCAATTACAACAGATACTTCCAAACTAGCTAACGTGGAATACCTGTGTAAAATTTTAGTAAATCCTATATTACAGGGTGAATATATGATGCCACTTTCATAGTTTTTATAACATAAAAGAACTCCATGGAAATTGCCACTATTATTGAAGATCCAATTCTCTATCCATTTAACCAGCATACCCATGTGGTATTTATTAGAAATCAAACATTAAAGTTATATTTGTCTGAGAACTAACATGTGTACAAATCTTTGCAGTAGCAACATCAATTTTGGTGTGAACTAAGAAAGCTTTTTCATTCCCATCTCAATCTGGTTATTATCCTGAACATCCCTGTTCAACGATATGTACCATTCTTTCAGATCAATGGTCGGTTGATAGTGCcattttttaagataaaaattgaatttttactaGGGTTCTCTAACATGTTACAATTTTACAAAAACTGTGCTTAAAATATTGGTTTTTTAACAATCTCTCTCATATTATAGTGAAAGTGTTGGACTGGGGTGAAGATGGTATGGCCACAGAAGCTGAAACTGCTTCTCTTAGGGCATCATTTCAGCAGGAAGTTGCTGTTTGGCATAAACTTGACCATCCAAATGTTACAAAGGTAAGAAAGTTATTGGAGCTGTTACATCAGTCAAAAGCTTTAACCAATGATTAAATAAATAGGATTGATGGCTTCATTTGAAGTGCTGTTAATGGTTTGATTGGTGTGTGAAAACGctgtcaatttttaattttctcttgACTGCTATTGTTTTGAGAGTATTTTAACCTGCAGGAAATTAGTTTTTACCAATTTATAATAAATGAACGTTAGCTACTTTTTCATGCCTGAAAACTTGTTTGACCTTTCTGCAGTTTGTTGGAGCATCAATGGGAACAACTGATCTTAAGATTCCAACAAAGAATTCCTCAAGCAGCGAAAGCATTTCACATCCTGCTCGAGCATGTTGTGTTGTTGTTGAGTATCTTCCAGGAGGAACACTGAAACAATATTTATTCAAGAATAGGAGAAGAAAACTTCCCTATGAGATTGTGGTTCAGGTTGCATTAGATCTGTCTAGAGGGtgagtaattttataaattaatcatTTTTGGTTTCTGTAAAAACTATCCCTTTGTGAACCATCATGTTAAGATCTCTCTTGATTTGGCAGATTAAGCTATTTACACTCGAAGAAAATTGTACATCGAGATGTCAAAACTGAGAACATGCTTCTGGATGCCGAAAGAAATCTTAAAATTGCTGATTTTGGTGTTGCTCGGGTTGAGGCTCAGAACCCAAAGGACATGACTGGCGAAACGGGTACCCTTGGCTACATGGCTCCAGAGGTCATTATTTCTGTCTTTTTTTTGTTTGTGCGTGTCTCGACTTATCATTTATTCTGATAACCATTAACACTGTTAAGTTGAGAATTGCATGCCTTTCAATAATACATACCACACAGGCATTGACCAACCTTTGACTCTTGTACTCTTCAAATATCCACATTGTACTTGTGTACGCCGTTGCCACTTCAAGCGACACTCGCAATTCCTGTTATACATGTCAAGTTTTTTAGAAACAACCATGCAGGACACTTAGATTTAAGTTAATGGCATGGACATTACAAACATTCCAGAAAGTAATGACCCCTGATATTGGAATTATAGATCAATTTGTTAGTGAAGTCgcttaatatataattttaaatcattcttGGTAGCTCAATTTGTACAGGTTCTGGATGGTAAGCCTTACAACCGGAAGTGTGATGTGTACAGTTTTGGTATTTGTTTATGGGAGATTTATTGCTGTGACATGCCATATCCCGATCTCAGCTTTGCTGAAGTCTCATCAGCTGTTGTTCGAGAGGTATGCTTTTTTTCGTGAGTTCATAAACCTCTTACTTTTGATACAAACCTTGAACTTGAAGTGAGTGTTACTAGGATATTTAAGAATGTTAAACAGCAACCCTAACCTACTTCATTGCATTACAGAATCTACGACCAAATGTTCCTCGGTGTTGTCCAAGCGCAATGGCGAGCATCATGCGCAAGTGTTGGGATGCAAATCCGGAGAAAAGGCCTGATATGGATGACGTTGTGCGGCTTTTAGAGGCACTGGACACAAGCAGAGGAGGCGGTATGATCCCTGACGACCAAGTAAATGGTTGTTTCTGCTTCAGACCTAAACGTGGCCCATAGGCACTTTCCTCTCGATCTCCTTGCAAAGACCTTTCTTCTTAGCATTCAGTAAACAACTCAAGGATGTCATAACTCCACATTCGTGCTTTGGGGAGTTCTGCTGTGTTCTTTGGATGCTTCAATCTCTGGTTACGAAAAGTCTCCATTGATCAGTCTTTTGTTTCTGTTTTTTGCTGTGTTTTTTATTTGTAGTTGGTTGTTGAATAAAAGATAACAACATGAGCTGTGACATTCGCCAAACAAATAATTCTGCAGTTCTGTTGCTATTCAGCACCATTAATATTCAATATTGTCACTCTTTTTTTCTCAAGATAACAGCACCTTGATGATCTTTGTTTGCCGTAAAACGGCATATGTTTTCGGAAATTAGCTAGCTTGATAATTTTGCAACCATAAAAGGTTTTTAACAAATTCATCTTGATCGTTGGTGTTTATTTGGAATGATAATCGATCTTCTACTTTGTTGATCGATCATCTAGGATGATTTGATCTTTTATGATGTTAAATGATAATATAAGACAGTGGTTGGTCGATGGTAGAGTAAAATACAAATCGATCATAATTTAATAttgtaaaaattctaaaattaatgtTCTTTCGAGGAGGTAGTGCCTTTATTGCAAGGAGGTAACTGAAAGTATCAGCTAATCATTTGAAATGATCTTGTGAGAGGCATTGAACCCTGATATTCTCAAACCAACTAGAAAAAGGCATTCAACTCTCGATCGATTACATTAGATACGATTCGATTCCATTGGAACAGAGTATTGGAAACCTCTATTGAGACAGCTACCAAACCGACAAAACCGACGGCGAAGGATTCTTCGAGTCACTACTCAATGCAACACAAATTAGTAATTGGATACGATAGGATCATGATCTTGTTCTTGAATATTCTTTGGTTGCAGTCGCAGGAATAATGCAACGATGATGTGTTCCTAGAGTCCATGACTCAAAGTGGCCACTTTCGACTCCCACTCCATGAGTGATCCGTCCTATTGAGTGTATCACTTAGGGCACTTTTTGCCATGGCCAAGTGAccactttctctcttcttcttcttcttcttttcccttcCTCCATTCCCGCAAAAGGATTCCTCTGCCCCCACAACACCTGAAGAGGAGCCAACCAGTCATGGTTTGATGTACAAAACAAAATGGCTCATGTCCATTCACAAAAACATGATGCTAAGAAATGGAGATGGGTCATGTCTCATTTTGTCCAAATTTTAACACCATATGACTTTGTTTTTCTCCAATCAATTGTTCTTTGTCCTATCTAACTTTATTCaacttattaaataataataataataatagacttTTGAAGATGATTCAGATATCATTTATTAGATCAATgaaatttatatattttcataataatataatatgatattattcactatctttaaaaaaaattattttttaactctATCTAAAAGATttcatattaataaaaatatctttcatcttataaactcataaaattctttatatattttcaatatgaaaattttataatcaatcatgttaaaatcatttaaatttgatcaaaataattttaaaatagttaaaaCACTTTAAGATTATAAATGATTCTCCTTTCATCCTTAAATAATTAAATGCCACTTAGATAATATCATTCATTTAAACTGTCCAATATCTTCGATCttacaataaaatataaataaataaattatagaaatattttaATCTAACACAACGATTATTTATATGAGAAAAATTAGACACCCAATCagaaattttaagtttattagaaATTTTATGTTTATTAGAAATAAACATGCAGTTAAATATTAACTGCATCAAAATGGACAATGTCATTAACAATATATTATGAAGTGGTGGGTGTGATTGACAATCACTAGATGATCTTAATTGGAGCTAATTATTCCAAAAGTGCATAAATTTCCATGTGTGGGACCCAAAATTGGGGTATGATGCAAGTGGAAGCTTCACCAATTACTAGGTTATTAATGCACTCGATTACCAACCCTAAACTTTGCGATATAATCAAGGAGTAGATCGGTAGCCTCGTCCTTACCCTCCCCATCAAGTGAAGATCTTTTGGAATTTGGAGCCAAAATCATGATTCAAATATTGGAAAGTGACAGAATGAATTACATACACTCGAATCCTAAAAGGTacacttaaatcaatttaaaaaggtaaaaatcaaaaggttcttaattatattttattaaaaaaattgaaaaagaacaTGAATATGTTTTATATTAAACTACCTCTTATTCAATATTATTCTTTACTTAAAAAGTTATTATAGCAGTTAAGCTACCATTAATAACCACTACAATATGTAAAAATCATTCTATAACTGTTAAAACATATAAAAAAACTACTAATTGGTTCTAACAACTGGTTTAAattaatgttaattaatttaaaataattttaatgaaatgtaaatatttttaactaagttgaTAAAGAGTATTTGATATAGAAACATTTAGAGTTTAAGATTTAAAGATTTAGAGTTTATTTATAATATGTAGAAGTTATTTAATAATTGTTACAGTGTGATAAATTAActatttcattaaaattttaaatttaaattttaaatcataaattttaaatattattaattcgaCAGTAAAGATGGGGGatcccctttgagggaagtcaacgtcacgtggaggtcaaaagcctAAGGGCAAGATGAGGTTCGACCGATTGGGTAAGGGTCGGATCAACCGGCCGGATGGATCAGaacagaatcaaagacaacccggtagaagccgggtttccgacgctcatggtgaacagggtcgccgggccaagCGAGTAGCCCGCGCGAccgaggcataaagcagtaatgctgagaacagtttcatccgagcacacgaccTGTAATCTCCCGACCGGATcagtacctacgtccggtcggacgtgatgggactgccgagcggccggacgctcggcacgGGAACAGAAGGGACAAAAGAACatcgggaaacatcttctgacaacaggcatgtcccacgaccaagtcatacgctgaaccttacgacagaaggttctgccatcccatcagagaggtgctcggactgtagcggtatggtgtcaggcaagctcctctgatactgaggtatggtaaggggacacgtattcacctcggtatgtatgcacaagcctcttcacagctctatataagggtcctcacacttcgccggaggtacacaaTCACGCATTCTCGCATCTTCGGAGCCACTTCGTAATTTcctcttgcttgacttgagcgtcgaagggtcgtcgccggaactccttcccggcccgacttccttgcaggttcgccggagatccctacgaccggccggagatccacgtcatcagttcggagagcgccacgtgcccagcgtccgttgattcagcgttcggacaggatcaaattggcgccgtctgtgggaacgcacctgcatccgagcggaagcaatggacgaagctggacgaccgcatacggtgatgctctccacagaggagctcgacgctctaatcgaggcaagagccgctaagcttgtggaacaaaaatagaaggcacaagccgagcggatggagcaacaagcgacgtccgcatcgggaggtcgagcggaagcaccaccagccacggttccatttcatcgggccctatttcgtacgcctcctgaagccgcaacagTTAATTGTgaccgaggatcttcatccgacgaggcgcctatgcgagacaacagaaaaggcaaggccctccgaacggacgcctcccccgagcggatcaaccggcaatttTCAGAGGTCATTCTGCGGGACCCTataccaaagcactatgtgcccccgacaatcggtgagtacaacggaaccaccgacccggacgatcatcttggtaagttcgacaacacggctaccttacatcaatacacagatggagtaaagtgccgggtgttccttaccaccctctcgggatcgccTCAACGGTAGTTTCAGAGGCTGTCGGACGGAACCATTACaagcttcaaggagttccgcacggccttcctccaccatttt encodes the following:
- the LOC122042561 gene encoding serine/threonine-protein kinase STY13-like, translated to MGSRSGEKEEGFSESNDAGKQSKLKASDSFGTNDMFFRADKIDLKSLDIQLEKQLNRAWTKGKGGSKRPKEEWEIDLSKLEIRYVIAQGTYGTVYRGSYDGQDVAVKVLDWGEDGMATEAETASLRASFQQEVAVWHKLDHPNVTKFVGASMGTTDLKIPTKNSSSSESISHPARACCVVVEYLPGGTLKQYLFKNRRRKLPYEIVVQVALDLSRGLSYLHSKKIVHRDVKTENMLLDAERNLKIADFGVARVEAQNPKDMTGETGTLGYMAPEVLDGKPYNRKCDVYSFGICLWEIYCCDMPYPDLSFAEVSSAVVRENLRPNVPRCCPSAMASIMRKCWDANPEKRPDMDDVVRLLEALDTSRGGGMIPDDQVNGCFCFRPKRGP